The following coding sequences lie in one Spea bombifrons isolate aSpeBom1 chromosome 5, aSpeBom1.2.pri, whole genome shotgun sequence genomic window:
- the WNT3A gene encoding protein Wnt-3a, whose amino-acid sequence MGCIGFVLLLCELSCVMATYPIWWSLAIGQQYSSLGTQPIPCGTIPGLVAKQMRFCRNYMEIMPSVAEGVKIGIQECQHQFRGRRWNCTTVNDNLAIFGPVLDKATRESAFVHAIASAGVAFAVTRSCAEGSATICGCDNHHKGPPGEGWKWGGCSEDMDFGSMVSREFADARENRPDARSAMNRHNNEAGRTSITDHRHLKCKCHGLSGSCEVKTCWWSQPDFRMVGDYLKDKYDSASEMVVEKHRESRGWVETLRPKYTFFKPPTERDLIYYESSPNFCEPNPETGSFGTRDRICNVSSHGIDGCDLLCCGRGHNTRTEKRKEKCHCIFHWCCYVSCQECVRVYDVHTCK is encoded by the exons gtcGTTAGCAATTGGTCAGCAGTACTCTTCTTTGGGGACCCAGCCAATACCGTGTGGGACTATCCCAGGCCTAGTGGCCAAGCAGATGCGATTCTGCCGGAATTATATGGAAATCATGCCCAGCGTAGCAGAAGGTGTCAAAATCGGAATTCAAGAATGTCAGCACCAATTCCGAGGGAGACGGTGGAACTGCACGACGGTCAACGACAACCTGGCCATCTTTGGACCTGTGTTAGATAAAG CGACAAGAGAGTCGGCCTTCGTCCACGCGATAGCCTCAGCCGGAGTAGCCTTCGCCGTAACAAGATCATGCGCCGAGGGATCTGCCACCATCTGCGGTTGTGACAACCATCACAAAGGACCCCCAGGGGAAGGCTGGAAGTGGGGGGGCTGCAGCGAAGATATGGATTTTGGAAGTATGGTGTCCCGGGAGTTTGCGGACGCTCGTGAAAACAGACCAGATGCGCGATCTGCGATGAACAGACACAACAATGAAGCTGGAAGAACA tCCATCACGGATCATAGACACCTAAAGTGCAAATGCCACGGACTTTCTGGAAGCTGCGAAGTGAAAACCTGCTGGTGGTCTCAGCCCGACTTCAGGATGGTCGGAGATTACCTGAAGGATAAATACGACAGCGCTTCGGAGATGGTGGTGGAGAAGCACAGAGAATCGCGTGGTTGGGTCGAGACCCTGAGACCCAAGTACACTTTCTTTAAGCCGCCGACAGAAAGAGATCTAATTTACTACGAGAGTTCGCCCAACTTTTGTGAACCCAATCCGGAGACTGGATCCTTTGGAACCAGAGATAGGATATGCAACGTGTCCTCCCACGGTATCGACGGATGTGACCTTCTGTGCTGTGGACGAGGTCACAACACGAGGACtgagaagagaaaggagaagtGTCACTGCATCTTCCATTGGTGCTGTTATGTCAGCTGCCAGGAATGCGTAAGGGTGTACGACGTCCATACGTGCAAATAG